The sequence below is a genomic window from Colletotrichum destructivum chromosome 4, complete sequence.
CGTCCATTACAGCTTGGCCTTGCCAGCCTTCCATTCCGCGACAAACTTTTTCCCAGCGGCGAcgcgcttctcctcgagcgcTTCCCTCTGGCTCCAGATCTTTTCCGTGGTCTCGTAGTtctccttggcgaggacgtAGGCGCTCTCCTTCCacatctcggccttgagcacGGCGTAGACGCCGGACTTGCCCTTGGCGGTCAGCTTGCGGTCGGCGATCAGCTtcagggcctcgtcgaggccgccaagggcgtcgacgagccccgcgtcgagggcggcggggccgGGGAAGcgcttggcctcgaggacgatcTCCTGGTAGACGCGCGGGGAGGCGCACTTGATGCGGAAGATGGAGGACATTGGGGGCTTCAGCGGGGCGCCGAACTCGAGCTCGTTCATGCAGAGGAAGCCCTTTTGCGGGTTCATGACGCGGTAGTCGTGGTGCATGGCGGTCATGAAACCGCCGGCAAAGGCGTGGCCGGGGATGAGGGCGACGGTGGGCATGGGGTAGGTGAGGAAGCGGTGGAAGAGGCGGTAGAGGGTGTCGGGCCAGAAGTTCGGGGTGGCGAAGGCGTgttcgaggtcgaggccgttgGAGTAAAATTTGGGCACGGCGGAGGtggtgacgaggacgccgacggggtgggcgaactcgacgatgtcgagggcggcgaggagggcgcggCAGAAGGGGGTCGTCAGGCGGTTGTCCGGGGGCGAGGACCAGGTAAGGAGGTAGACGaggggcgccggcgaggtgcAGACGATGGAGCCGCCGACGTGGTCGCCGAGGGGGGCGATGGGGACCGTGAAGAGGGGGGTCTGGGAGGCCATGGTGGatgtgatgatggtgatgatggtggtgattATGATGGTGATGAGTGGGGTGAGTTGGTGAAATGAGACAACTTCGGGGGACACGGAACAGTTGTAGGTGGTGGATTGCAACTGATTTTGAGTATCTCAAGGTTATGAAGCTACTTAAAGGTGGGCTTGATTATTCTGGCAGACGGGGGGTTTGATACCACGGAGTTGAAGAGATCGGCGGACGGAGGTTCctgggggggaggaggcaaGCAAGCGATTCTGACCTCGGCTCGGTTAAAGAAGGGGAATAAGACCTcagatgacgaagaagacacGAGGTGCGGCGGCAGTTGAGACTCCCAAACTCTAAACCCTCTTGATCAGGATGCATCCTACGTATCCCAAGCACTGGCGCCAATGCTCCAATCAGCCGTCTGTGGGATAGTCGCCCTTATTGTATCCGTATTTACAGAGGACGACGGGCTCTCACTTTCACATGTGACTGACCAAAAGCGACCACTCCAACTCCAAGAAACTGGAGAGACGCCAAGCCGGCGCGCTTCTGATGCACCCCAGATCCGTCACGCTGCCGCTCGCTTACCTGATGCTGGTAGCTGAAAGTGTACCCCGGCCCAAGACCAGCTATATTATGTAAGACAACAACACCCACTAATTTGTTATCCAATCAGAGCCTCTTAATCATAGAGCTACCCCAGTCGGCAACGCAACTGACGACCCAATTCGCGTACCGCTGGCTCCAGTCTCCAGTGCAGTGTCAGGTCCCCGtgtcgtctcgtctcgtctcgtctcaaGCCGCATTTCTGTCCTCTCGGGAAAAAGAGACAGACTCGACGGGGGGATCTCTCTACTGCACCTACTTCCCCAATTTTCTCCACGACACAAAACCTCTCCAGCTATGGCAGAAAAGGACGAGGGCCAGAGgaccatcgtcttcttccacccgGACCTTGGTATTGGCGGCGCAGAGCGTCTCGTCGTTGACGCTGCGGTCGGCCTGCAGAATCGCGGCCACAAGgtcgtcatcttcaccaGCCACTGCGACCGGAGCCATTGCTTTGAGGAAGCCCGTGATGGTACGGCACGACCGACCCGTTCCTGGACTATCTATGCGGGTCAGGCGGTTCTTGCTGACAACAATTTTCCCTCGCAGGAACCCTCGATGTCCGCGTCCGCGGTAACTGGATAGTGCCCCCCTCGATCCTCGGCCGCCTGACCATCCTCTGCGCCATCCTGCGCCAgctccacctcctcgtccagatCTACCTCACCCGCGAGCTCCAGTCCCTCGAACCCGACACCTTCTTCGTCGACCAGCTCAGCGCCGGCTTGCCGCTGCTGCAATACCTCTCGCCCAAGGCGCCCATTCTCTTTTACTGCCACTTCCCCGACATgtacctcgccctcggccgcgaaAAGTGGTGGAAGCGCCTCTACCGCGTGCCGTTCGACTGGGTCGAGGAGTGGAGCATGggcttcgccgacgagatcgccgTCAACTCGGGCTTCACAAAGGGCGTCGCCACAAGGGCCTGGCCGCAGCTGGCTAAGCACAAGGACTTCAAGGTCGTCTACCCCTgcgtcgacgtcgcgccCAAGAAGAGCGACACGGCCAAGCTGATTGGCGACGGTAAggtcaaggacaaggatggaaaggaggacgaggctATCTGGACGGACAAGAACATCGTCCTCAGCATCAACCGATtcgagaggaagaaggacattgcgctcgccgtcaaggcgtTTGCGTCCCTAACCGCCGATAAGAGAAAGGGCGTGCGactcgtcatcgccggcggctaCGACCTCCGCAGTATCGAGAACTGCCAGTACCAtaaggagctcgaggagctggcagCGTCGTACGGCCTCGAGACGTTCACGGCCAAGAACATCATCACGGcgctgtcggcgccggcgcacATCCCCGTACtgttcctcctctccatccccTCGAGCCTCAAAGACTCGCTTCTCCGGTCGGCCAAGCTGCTGGTGTATACGCCCTCCAACGAGCACTTTGGCATCGTgcccctcgaggccatgctTGCCGGCGTCCCCGTGCTCGCGGCGAACACAGGCGGGCCAACTGAGacggtcgtcgacggcgtcacgGGCTGGCTGCGCGAGCCGGGCCGCGTCGAACAGTGGACGGCGGTCATGGACGAGGTGCTCAACCGCATGAGCCGGGCCGATCTCGAAAAGATGGGCAAGGTCGGCGAGCAGCGCGTGCGCACCGGGTTCGGCcaggagaagatggcggAGCGCATCGAGAGGATACAGGAcgacatggcggcggcgcagaggGTGCCGCCCCTGATGAACGCCGTGCTCAACTTTTTGGGCATTGGTATCTTCTTTGCGCTGGGCCTGGTCACGTCGCAGATGTTTGCCAATGCgcgggagaagaagagggcgtgAGAAAAGGGGTATGCCGGGCGCTTCAGTAGTTTATTTTGAAAATTAGAGAAAGGATCTGTACGATACCAGGGCCGTCTAGTGGTGAATAGAGTCGTAAAATTAGGCAGTGATTGGGGTCGTCTCTGAAGCTCTGGAGAGCAGTGAACAGATCCCCCACATGTCCCCCGCCTTCCAGTCTGTTCCAATTCCACGACCCCCACGTAGCGGGGTAAGTGAACGAGTGAACGCCGGCAGATGTCTGTCTCACACCTTCACCTCAAGTCGGGCCACCCCATCGCACCAACATTGTTTGATACATCATGTCATCCAAGGGCGTACCAGAACCGGCCATGTCCAGCcgtgccgtccttgtcgactTATTTTCCCGCAGCATCTCGGCGTTCCAGTCATCCAAAGATGCGTTCCGCGTAGTCTGCACCCTGCCCCGACGGACAGCGGGCCACGACGACGCGTCGCCGCGGCCACCGAGGGAGggacggccgccgcggcgggtGAGGAGTCTCGTCGTGCTGGATTCGTCGTTCAACCCGCCCACGCTGGCGCACATGCGCATGGCCGTCTCGGCGATCCGCGACTTGcagcgggggcggggggaggaggcggcccAGGAGAGGACGTCGGGCGTGaggctgcttctgcttctcgcCGTGAACAATGCCGACAAGGAGCCCAAGCCCGCGGCGTTCCACGTGCGGCTGGGGATGATGCGCGCCTTTGCCGAGGACTTGCTTGACGAGCTGAGGGGTTCGTCGTCTCAGGgcgaaggggaggagaagccggGGCAGCCGGcaggagggaaagaggaggaggaggaggaggaggaggaggaggaggaggaggaggcggcgggtATCGACGTTGACCTGGggctgacgacgatgccgtaCTTCCACGACAAGAGCCAGGCCATCTCAGATAACGGGTTCTACGCcgtggagggggagggtcCGCAGCAGGTCTACCTCGCGGGGTACGACACGCTGATCCGCATCTTCAATCCGAAGTATTACAATGCCGCGAGTCCGTCGGCGACCGATGACGGGGAGGGGTCGGGGGCTGTGGCTGTGTCGCCTATCCGACAAGCACTTGACCCGTTCCTTGAGCGGTCCAGGTTGCGGATCACGATGCGTACGGACGATGAATGGGGCGACGAGAGGGCGCAGGTCGCTTACCTCGAGGGGCTGAGGAACGGCGGTCTGGAAGAGGTCGGCGGGTGCGGTGCGTGGGCTGAGAGGGTCGAGATGGTCAGGGGCGTCGGGGAGGTCGTTAGCAGTACGAGGGTGCGGGAGGCTGCGAGgagcggcgacgaggatgcgtTGGGACGGCTGGTTGGGAGGAGGGTGAAGGAGTGGGTGACGGGGGAAGAGCTGTATCGATAAATGTGAGGGCGATGGGTGAAGCCCAAGTTGGCTTCTGGAGTTTGttgatgggggggggggggggttcacGAGTTCACGTTGATTTGAGCGTTCAGCTTGGACATCACCCTCTGAAGATCTTGCAGAAAGAATAGCGGATGGTCCCCTTGATGCTTCCATCCCAGCGAGGCGATCAATTGTCGGCCTAGTTATTCCAAGTGACTCATGGGTGAAGAAGATAACATGCTGTATAAAGGCGATGCGAATCTTCGTTCCAGATTCTTGTGCAGATGCTGACTGAAAGGCGTCCTAGGACCAGAACGCCCGTACTGGCACGAAGATGGCTGATGAACATGTTCCACATTCGTGTCGTCTCTTCATGATGAAAATGGGAGACGCGGCATACCGCATATCTTTAACCTTAGCATCGACGTCCCCTCCGTCTTCATTTGTTCAACCTGCTCACCCACCATCGCCCTTTCAATCATCGAACATCGCCCGTCGACAGTCGACCGTCATACAAACGTGCGGATGTAATAGGGAAACTTTTTCTAAAAGAGATGCCTGATTCTTCCATGCCTTCCAAGGCATCTCTCTCGCTCAAAATCCGCTCTTGCCTCCATTCCACGATGCGGATTTTTGCAGCCCTCAGCgtaggtacgtacctgcCGCCTCAATTTTTCACCGTCCCCAATTCCCATTGGCCTGCAGGGGCTACTGATCCGTACCCCACCGCAGACCCACTCTACCACCTTCCTGACCTCTATATAAACCTCCCGACCGACCGCATCTCTTAGGattttctcttcttcttttttcttcatgTCGACAATACTTCAGAGAATCATTTCTATAGTATTCGACCCTCTCTTGGTTCCCTAAAGGAGCCACAGATCCCACCCTGGTTGATGATTGATATCCTCGACACCCTAGAGTGAAGAACTCTGGTTGCTCTCGAACCCCCCGCAAGGGGGGCGGCCCGGTTTCGACTGGTGCTGTATAGAAAGCGTATGATGATCTCGTCCCCGTTCGCGGTCTTGCCTTCGTGGCGCGCGGATGGGGTGGGTGTCGATGGACGTCTGACAGGCCCTgacttttttctctttttcgTTGCGGGCTGGAGCTTGCTCTGGACGTGAGGAAGATGGGAGACCCTTTTTTTGAGAAGGAAAAACAAACCAAGTGACAGTTTTAGCACTTCACCTTGACTACACTCCGAGATACACCAATGCTCTACCATGGT
It includes:
- a CDS encoding Putative enoyl-CoA hydratase/isomerase, ClpP/crotonase-like domain superfamily, translating into MASQTPLFTVPIAPLGDHVGGSIVCTSPAPLVYLLTWSSPPDNRLTTPFCRALLAALDIVEFAHPVGVLVTTSAVPKFYSNGLDLEHAFATPNFWPDTLYRLFHRFLTYPMPTVALIPGHAFAGGFMTAMHHDYRVMNPQKGFLCMNELEFGAPLKPPMSSIFRIKCASPRVYQEIVLEAKRFPGPAALDAGLVDALGGLDEALKLIADRKLTAKGKSGVYAVLKAEMWKESAYVLAKENYETTEKIWSQREALEEKRVAAGKKFVAEWKAGKAKL
- a CDS encoding Putative glycosyl transferase, family 1, mannosyltransferase ALG2; translation: MAEKDEGQRTIVFFHPDLGIGGAERLVVDAAVGLQNRGHKVVIFTSHCDRSHCFEEARDGTLDVRVRGNWIVPPSILGRLTILCAILRQLHLLVQIYLTRELQSLEPDTFFVDQLSAGLPLLQYLSPKAPILFYCHFPDMYLALGREKWWKRLYRVPFDWVEEWSMGFADEIAVNSGFTKGVATRAWPQLAKHKDFKVVYPCVDVAPKKSDTAKLIGDGKVKDKDGKEDEAIWTDKNIVLSINRFERKKDIALAVKAFASLTADKRKGVRLVIAGGYDLRSIENCQYHKELEELAASYGLETFTAKNIITALSAPAHIPVLFLLSIPSSLKDSLLRSAKLLVYTPSNEHFGIVPLEAMLAGVPVLAANTGGPTETVVDGVTGWLREPGRVEQWTAVMDEVLNRMSRADLEKMGKVGEQRVRTGFGQEKMAERIERIQDDMAAAQRVPPLMNAVLNFLGIGIFFALGLVTSQMFANAREKKRA
- a CDS encoding Putative rossmann-like alpha/beta/alpha sandwich protein; translated protein: MSSKGVPEPAMSSRAVLVDLFSRSISAFQSSKDAFRVVCTLPRRTAGHDDASPRPPREGRPPRRVRSLVVLDSSFNPPTLAHMRMAVSAIRDLQRGRGEEAAQERTSGVRLLLLLAVNNADKEPKPAAFHVRLGMMRAFAEDLLDELRGSSSQGEGEEKPGQPAGGKEEEEEEEEEEEEEEAAGIDVDLGLTTMPYFHDKSQAISDNGFYAVEGEGPQQVYLAGYDTLIRIFNPKYYNAASPSATDDGEGSGAVAVSPIRQALDPFLERSRLRITMRTDDEWGDERAQVAYLEGLRNGGLEEVGGCGAWAERVEMVRGVGEVVSSTRVREAARSGDEDALGRLVGRRVKEWVTGEELYR